GAAAAATTTATTTATAATTCTTGTAACTTACACAAAAGAGTTAGCGGAGATCGAAAAAATTCTTGCCTCTCATAGAGAATATCTTAAAACCGGTTATGCAAGTGGGAATCTTTTAGCAAGTGGTCCTCAAAATCCTCGCAAAGGTGGAATCATTGTTGGGCAATTTGACAATAAAGAAGCGGCGATTAATTTTACAAAACAAGATCCTTTTTATTTACAGAATGTTGCAAAATATGAAATTTTAGAGTTTGAACCTGTTTTGCACCAAGACTTCTTAAAGGATTTTTTGGTTTAGCGGACTGGAGATTGTTTTTGATTAAGCAGGGTTTGTTCATATAAATCTCTATCAAAATAATACCACTCTAGCTCAGAAGGTATTGAAGTGTCTGCAATATTTTGCTTCGAGGAATTTTGAAGGGAATTAGAGAGAGAATTTTTGCTAATTCCATCGATTTTTCCTCCATTTAAAAAGTAGTAAGTTACCCCTGCACCAAGTCCAGCACCGACTAAAAAAGCATCGGTTTTGGGAGAAATGCAACCATTTAGCAAAAATCCTACTCCAAGCATTATAACAACAAGAAATTTTTTCATTATCGATTCCCCATACAAATGAACTTTAATAATTTTAAAGACTCTAAGCACACTTTATTCCAAAATTAGATAAAATTTATCCTTACAAAAAATAAAAAGCAAAAAGGCAGAAAATTATCAATGTTTGGAATGGGATTTTTTGAAATTTTAGTAATTGCAGCAGTGGCAATTATTTTTTTAGGTCCTGAGAAATTGCCTAAAGCCTTGGTTGATGTTGCAAAGTTTATTAAAGCGGTTAAGAAAACAATGGATGATGCCAAAGAAAGCTTAGATAGAGAAGTCAATCTAAATAAAATTAAAGAAGAAGCTTTAGCATATAAAAATAGTCTCACACAAGGAGTGGAGAACTTCACAAAAGAAATGGATTTAAAAGAGCTTTCTTCTTTGGATTTTGAGGAAGAACAAAAGCCGCAAACTTCAGAAACAAAAGAATCGCCCCTTGCTCCAAATGTTAATACTCTGCCAACTTCTAATTTTAAAGAGGGGATTAAGCCTTCACAAACAAAGCAGACTTTAAGCTTTAAAGAAGATGTGAAGAGCGAAGAGAAAGTTATTAATGGTTAATTAGTTAAGAAGAAAGTGAGATTATAATGTTTGAAGATTTAAAGCCACATATTCAAGATTTACGCAAGTGTTTAATCGTAATTACCTTAGCACTTTTGACAACTTTTTTAATTTCTTTTTATTTTTGGGAGATTATTTTAGATTGGATGGTGGCTCCTTTGAGTGCCGCTTTGCCTAAGGGGCGTGAAAGTGTTATTTTTACTCAAGTTGGAGAGGCATTTTTTACAGCTATTAAGGTTGCTTTTTTTAGTGGGTTTATTTTTGCTTTACCTGTTATATTTTGGCAGATTTGGGCATTTGTAGCACCAGGTCTTTATGACAATGAAAAAAAGCTTGTTGTTCCCTTTGTGATTTTTGGAACCTTTTTCTTTTTGTGTGGTTGTGCGTTTGCATATTATGTAGCTTTTCCAATTGGTTTTCATTATTTGATTAATTTTGGTAGCCAACTTTTTACTGCACTTCCAAGTATTGGGGATTATGTTGGATTTTTTGCAAAATTAATGGTGGGATTTGGAATTTCCTTTGAATTCCCTGTGATTACATTTTTTTTGGCAAAAATTGGACTAGTTACGGATAAGACTTTAAAAGATTATTTTAAATATGCCATTATTTTTATTTTTATTTTGGCAGCTATTCTTACTCCTCCAGATATTCTTTCTCAATTTTTAATGGCAATTCCTTTAGTTTTTCTTTATGGATTATCTATTGTTATTGCCAAATTAGTTAATCCTTATAAAAATGAGCAAGATGAGAATGAATGAATTATTGTTGGAGAGTTATGATTATGATCTCCCTAAAGAACTCATTGCTTTAAATCCAATAATGCCTCAAGAAAATGCCAGACTTTTAGTCTATGATAGAAAAGATCACTCTATCACACATACGACCTTTAGAGATTTTGCGAAGTTTTTACCAAAAGAAACTCTACTTGTTTTTAATGATACTAAAGTGATTCCAGCTAGAATCTATGGTAAAAAATTACAAAAAGAGGCTTTGGGTGGTGGAAAAATAGAAGCTTTATTTCATAAAGAAATAATGGAAAATTTATATTTAATGCAATTAAAAGGGCGATTAAAAATAGGAAATATTGTTGAGTTTGTTGGGGTTTTTGCAAAAATTCTTAAAGATTGCGGAATGGGGTTTAAGGAAGTCTCATTTTTTAGAGATGAAAAATGTTTGCTTCCCCTAAGTCGCCAAGAATTTTTTGACTTTTTAGAGCAGTTTGGGCATATTCCCTTGCCGCCTTATATTAAGCGTGAGGATAATCAAGAAGATAGGGTGAATTATAATTCTGTTTTTGCTAAGAATGTTGGAGCTATTGCTGCTCCAACGGCTTCCTTGCATTTTAATCAAGAGGCTTTTAAAGCATTGCAAAGAGATTTTGAAAGTGCTTTTGTGACTTTACATGTTGGCGCAGGAACTTTTATTGGAGTGAGCACAGAGAATATTTTGGAGCATAAAATGCACCAAGAAACTTTCGTGATACCTAAAGAGAGTGTAGAGAAAATCAAAAAAGTCTCACATATTACTGCTATTGGGACGACTGCAACAAGGGTAGTGGAGTATTTTGCTCGCACCAAACAAACACAGGGAGAATGTGATTTGTTTTTGCATCCGCAAAATAAGCCAATTATTACAAATGCTTTGCTGACAAATTTTCACTTACCTAAAACAACTTTATTAATGCTTGTTGCTTCATTTGTGGGATTGGAGGAAACAAAGAGAATTTATAAACAAGCCATTGAAGAAAAATACCGCTTTTATTCCTATGGTGATGGAATGTTGGTGCTATGAGTTTTATTTTAACAACACAAGCCAATCAGGCTTTAGAAACTTATGCAAAATTGCTTTTAGAATGGAATGGGATTCATAGCTTAAGTGGGGCTAGGGATTTGCAGAGTGTTTATAAAAATATTCAAGATTCTTTATATCCTTTAGAGTTTTTAGGCGAAGTTTTAAGGAATAAAACGAAGCTTTTTGATGTGGGAAGTGGAAATGGATTTCCAGCAGTTGCTTTAGGAATTGCACTTGGAATCGAAGTTGTGCTATGTGAGCCTAATGCAAAAAAAGCTGCTTTTTTGCAGAATCTTAAATCGCAATTGGGATTAAAAAATTTTATGATCTTACGCCAGAGAGTGGAGGAAGTTAAGCTAGATAAAAAGCCAGATTTAATTACTTCAAGAGCGACTTTTAGCGTGGAAGATTTTTTAAAAAAGACAAAATCAATTATTGGGAGAGAGAGCTTAATTTTACTTTATAAGGGTTCTTTGGTGGAAAATGAGATTCCGCAAGGATTGGAATATGAGCGTTTCCAAAAAGATTTTAGGAATTATCTAGTGATAAAAGGGGAGGCAATATGTTGAAGTTTTTATTAATTATTTTATTGATAGTTGGCGTTTATTTTTTTGTTCGAAAAATTGGTTCTAAAAGCACACAAGAAACTCACTCAAAAAAAACTAATCACGAAGAGATTATGCTAGAGTGCAAAAAATGTGGCACTTATATTTCTTCTAAAGAGGCAATCATTAGTAATGGCGAGTATTATTGTTCTAAAGAATGTTTAGAGAGGTCTTAAATGCTGATTTTAAATCATAAGCTTGTTAATCCTTTAAAAATTGTTTGTGTGGATTCAATAGAAGCGGTTAAAAAGACTTTGCCTAATGAATTTTTAGTGATTAATGGGAATTTAGAGTTGGCAAAATTTTGTTATGAAAATGCAGTAGAATATGCCAGTGTGGTTAAGAATCTTACGGAAGTGTTATTGCTTGTGAATCTTGGAGTAAAATTTTTAATTTGTGAAAATTTGGAGAATGCAAGAGAGATTCAAAAATTAGCTGAAAATTATTTGTTTGATTCAAAGGTTTTGTTGTGTATTTCATTAGACTATGAAATTGAGCACGCTGCTAAAGCGGGGATTGATGGGGTAATTTTTTGGAAAATTTAGGGGAGTTTGAACCATTTTGTGAGTTGGATTTAGAATCACAAGAAGCTTTAAGCAAGATTGCTATCTTAAAAAATTATAAAAAGAAAGAAATTATTTTTTATGAAGAAGATGAAGTTAGAGAAATTTATTTTTTAATTAAAGGTAGCGTGAAAATCTATAAAGTGGATAGATTTGATAATGAAGTATTTTTTGGGATTTCTACAAAGGGTTTATTGAATGATTATGATGATACAAAAGATCTAGTGTCTTTTATGAATGTGGAGTGTATGGAAGATTCTTTAGTAGCTTGTTTTGATATAGAAGGATTGCGAGTAGTTTTTGATTCTCATCCTCAGATTCTAAAAATGTTTTTTAAAGAGGCGTTAAAAAGGATTAAAGTTTTTGAAAATGTGGTTTTGAAAGAATTGATTTTTGATAGCACAGCTAAAGTAGCTTATTCATTGTATTATGATTTAGAGGAATTTAACACGCATAAAAAACAAGAAAATGCAGCATTTTTGAATATTCAGCCCGAGACACTTTCAAGGATTTTAAAAAAAATGCATCGCGATAATGTGATAGAAACCAATCAAGCAGGAAAAATAGAAATTTTAGATCAACATAAACTCCAAATGATTTTTAAACAGGATACAAGATGACAAAAATTGTTACGCGTCTTATTGTTATTGGTATTATCACAACAATTTGTGTAGGGATTATGATAGGTTCTGTTATTTTGATTAATCAAAGAAGTTTGCAAGATGGATATTTGATTAATATTGCGGGCAAACAAAGAATGCTTACCCAAAAAATTACTAAAGAAGTTTTTATGATTAATTCTCAAAATAAGCAGGGATTTGATGAATTAAATCAGTCTATTAAGGAATTTGAGAGTAATCTTGATATTTTACAATATGGCAGTCAGGAAAAAAATATTCACGCATCGACTAATTTAACAATTATTAAGCAGCTTAATTCCATTGAAAGTCAATGGCTGGTTTTTAAAAAAGAAGTGGAGGATTTTCAAAAAAAAGCACTTAATATCTATACCGATAGAAATTTCCTAGAGGATAATAATTTAGCGATTCTAAGGCTTTCAGATCATATTGTTCAAGCTATGGTGAAAGCAAAAATGCCACAAAATGTGATTGATGAAGCCGCCAAACAAAGGATGCTTATTCAGAGAATGGCTTATTTACTGATTCATTACACTAATCAATGGGATAGTATTTCTTATCGCGAATTAAAGGAAGTGTGTGAATTATATGATTCTGTGATTTCAAATTTTTATTACAATAAGAATTATCAAAAATATCCAAATATTTATAAGGCTATTAAAGCAAATTATGAATTTTGGAGTGTTTATTATCAGCATCTCCAAAGTGCTATGGTTACACAAGAGGAAATGGTGGGAAACTTAAAAAATATTGCTGTGCAGAATACGGATTTGCTAAAGCAAATTAATTGGATGGTGAATTATTATTCAGATATTTCAACCCATTCGCGTTCTTATTTAGAGAAATTTCAATATGTAGCAGCTTTTATTATGGTGCTTTTGGCATTGTATTCAATGAGAAATTTATTCAATATTCACATTCATCTTAAAAAATTTGTCAAAAAAACCCAAATGTTAGCCCAAGGTGATTTTAAAGGGAATCTAGCAGAAGCTATCAAACTAGAGGGAGAAAGCGAGTTATCTCTTGCTTCAAAGAATCTTTCAAAATTTCTAAATAAATTTCATATGGCAAAAGAAACTTCAAATCGTGCTAAAGAATTGAGTGATGATATTAGTCGAGAGATTTTAGAAATTAGCGAAGAAATAAGAGAAAAATTGGAAATGGCGCAAATTAGCCAAAATAAAAGAAAAAGCATAGAAAATGCAATTAATTTAGGTGAAGATATAGCGATTCAATCGAGCGAACAACTTATTGTTGTTGCAAGATTATTAGAAAAGCTCCACGCAATTTTGCAAGACATTGAGCAATCTTGCAAAGAAAAGGAAAACAATAAAATATTAAAGTGAAGTGAGATAATCTACATTCCCTTTTTGGCTTCTTCAAGTCTTTGTTGTTCAGAAATATTTTGTGCAAGATTATCCCAGCGTAGTTTAGCACCCCCTAGAAGATGAAAGTGTAAATAAGGAATCTCTTGTCCTCCATCGATTCCAACATTGCTAATAATGCGGTAACCATTTTTATCTAAACCTAGAGTTTTAGCGCATTCTTGAATAAATTCTGTCATTCCTGCCATTTCTTTGGGGCTTACTTGTTGGAAGTCTTTAGCAAATTTTTTGGGGATAATTAAAACATGAATGGGGGCTTTTGGAGCAATATCGTGGAAAGCAAGAAAATCTTCATTTTCTAAAACTTTATTGCAAGGTGCTTCACCTTTGATAATTTTTTCAAAAATAGTCATTTGCAATCCTTTATTAAGAAGTCTTTTTAGAATTTTACCTTAATTTTATGCAGTATTTTTTAAAAAATTAAGAAAAGTAAATCATTTTTTTATTACAATTGCTAAAAATAATCGACTTAGGAAACAGGAAGGAACTATTGGAAGAGATATTTTCTAAAATTAATCAAGCTAAGAATACCACAGAACTAGAAGAGATTCGTATTTCGGTGATGGGAAAAAAGGGGAGTTTGACTGCGAAATTTGCGGCATTAAAAAATTGTGATGAAGCCCAAAAAAAGACTTTGGCAAAAGAGTTAAATTTGCTAAAAATGGAATTTGAAAAAGCATTGGCTAATAAAAAAGAAGAATTAAGTTTTAAAGAATTGCAAGAAAAATTACAAGCGCAAAAAATTGATGTTTCTTTGTTTAGCTCTTGTAGTTTTAAAGGTTCAAATCATCCAATTATGTTAATGTTGGATAGAATTGTAGAGTATTTTTTAAGTATGAATTTTATGATTAAAACAGGACCTTTGGTGGAAGATGATTTTCATAATTTTGAAGCTCTAAATCTTCCTAAATATCATCCTGCAAGGGATATGCAAGACACTTTTTATTTTAAGGATGGAAAGTTATTAAGGACGCACACTTCGCCGGTGCAGATTCGAACAATGGAATCCCAAAAGCCTCCTATTCGTATGATTTGCCCTGGAAATGTTTTTCGATGTGATTATGATTTGACACATACGCCAATGTTTCATCAAGTGGAGGGCTTGGTTGTTGAGAATGGTAAGGATTCGGTGAGCTTTGCTAATTTGAAGTTTATTTTGGAAGATTTTTTGAAATATATGTTTGGGGATGTAAAAGTGCGATTTAGATCAAGCTATTTTCCTTTTACCGAACCTAGTGCAGAAGTGGATATGAGTTGTATTTTTTGCAAAGGAGAGGGTTGTCGTGTTTGCTCTCACACAGGTTGGTTAGAAGTGCTTGGTTGTGGATGCGTGAGTGAAAATGTATTTAAGGCAGTTGGATATGAAAATGTTAGTGGTTATGCTTTTGGATTAGGGGTTGAGAGGTTTGCAATGTTGGCTTATAGTGTGCCAGATTTGCGTGCATTTTTTGAAAGTGATTTGAGGATTTTGGAGCAGTTTCAATGAAATTTACAAGAAGTATTTTAGGAAATTTTTTACCTTTAGAAAATATTAGTAGTGAGGTAATGTATAAAACATTAAATAAAATTGGCTTGGAAGTGGAATCGCTTCAAAATATTTGTGCTCCAAAAAAGGTTGTAGTAGGTAAGATTTTAGAATGCCAAAAGCACCCTGATGCCACAAAATTAAATATTTGCCAAGTTGCAGTGAGTGGAAGTGAAGGTAATTACGAAACGCGACAAATTGTTTGTGGTGCTCCCAATGCTAGAGCAGGGATTTTTGTTGCTGTTGCGCTAGAAGGGGCAGTTTTGCCACAAATTACAATCAAAAAAGCGGTGTTAAGGGGAGTAGAGAGTTGCGGTATGCTATGTTCTACAACTGAACTCGGATTCCCTGCTATTAATGATGGAATTGTTGAACTTGATGCAAGTATTGGTGTATTAGAAATTGGGAAAGAACTTTTAGAGTATTCGCATTTTAATGATGAGGTTTATGAGATTTCTGTTACTCCCAATCGTGGAGATTGTATGAGTTTACTTGGAATTGCTAGAGATTTAAGTGTGGCGCTTAATTTAGAAAGAAAGCCACTAGAATCGCTAAAAAGCACAGAAAATGCGCCAGGAATTGGTCGTGTGTTACAGATTACAGCAGAGAAAGGTCATGAGTCTTCTTTATTGTATCGTGCAATTGAAACAGAGCCCATTACAATTCCACTTTGTGTGAGTTTATTTTTGGCTTATAATGATTCTTTGGCAAATCATTGGCTTTTGAATGCTTTAAATTTTTCTACACTTGTAAGTGGGGTAATTTTAAATGCTTACCCACAAACATTTTGTCAATTAGGCAAGGCTTCGGGTGAAAATAAAGTAATATTAAATCTCCAAAATGATGAATTGGGTTTTGAGAGTATTTATCATAATGGCAAAAAGCTTTCTGTTATTGGTATTCACTCTTGTTTAAGTGAAGAAAGTCTTAAAGATTTTAAAGAAGGTAGAGAGTTTGTTATTTTGGAGGCAAGCTATATACCGCCAAAAATTATCGCACAAAAGGTTTTGGAAACTAAAAGTAAATCTAAGGTTGATCCTAAGGTATTCCAACGCACTGCTAGGGGTAGTAATCCTAATTTGCAAATGGGTTTTGATGTATTGGGTAAGCTTTTATGTTGTGAAGATGTGGTTTTGTATAGCGATTCTCAAGAATTAATCATAGCACAAAATAACGATTCGATTACTATTGATATTTCTTTGATAGCAAAGATTATTGGAATCACACTTGAGCGAACAAAAGTTGT
This portion of the Helicobacter canadensis MIT 98-5491 genome encodes:
- the tatB gene encoding Sec-independent protein translocase protein TatB, translating into MFGMGFFEILVIAAVAIIFLGPEKLPKALVDVAKFIKAVKKTMDDAKESLDREVNLNKIKEEALAYKNSLTQGVENFTKEMDLKELSSLDFEEEQKPQTSETKESPLAPNVNTLPTSNFKEGIKPSQTKQTLSFKEDVKSEEKVING
- a CDS encoding histidine triad nucleotide-binding protein — protein: MTIFEKIIKGEAPCNKVLENEDFLAFHDIAPKAPIHVLIIPKKFAKDFQQVSPKEMAGMTEFIQECAKTLGLDKNGYRIISNVGIDGGQEIPYLHFHLLGGAKLRWDNLAQNISEQQRLEEAKKGM
- the tatC gene encoding twin-arginine translocase subunit TatC — translated: MFEDLKPHIQDLRKCLIVITLALLTTFLISFYFWEIILDWMVAPLSAALPKGRESVIFTQVGEAFFTAIKVAFFSGFIFALPVIFWQIWAFVAPGLYDNEKKLVVPFVIFGTFFFLCGCAFAYYVAFPIGFHYLINFGSQLFTALPSIGDYVGFFAKLMVGFGISFEFPVITFFLAKIGLVTDKTLKDYFKYAIIFIFILAAILTPPDILSQFLMAIPLVFLYGLSIVIAKLVNPYKNEQDENE
- a CDS encoding YciI family protein, which produces MKNLFIILVTYTKELAEIEKILASHREYLKTGYASGNLLASGPQNPRKGGIIVGQFDNKEAAINFTKQDPFYLQNVAKYEILEFEPVLHQDFLKDFLV
- a CDS encoding type IV pili methyl-accepting chemotaxis transducer N-terminal domain-containing protein, which translates into the protein MTKIVTRLIVIGIITTICVGIMIGSVILINQRSLQDGYLINIAGKQRMLTQKITKEVFMINSQNKQGFDELNQSIKEFESNLDILQYGSQEKNIHASTNLTIIKQLNSIESQWLVFKKEVEDFQKKALNIYTDRNFLEDNNLAILRLSDHIVQAMVKAKMPQNVIDEAAKQRMLIQRMAYLLIHYTNQWDSISYRELKEVCELYDSVISNFYYNKNYQKYPNIYKAIKANYEFWSVYYQHLQSAMVTQEEMVGNLKNIAVQNTDLLKQINWMVNYYSDISTHSRSYLEKFQYVAAFIMVLLALYSMRNLFNIHIHLKKFVKKTQMLAQGDFKGNLAEAIKLEGESELSLASKNLSKFLNKFHMAKETSNRAKELSDDISREILEISEEIREKLEMAQISQNKRKSIENAINLGEDIAIQSSEQLIVVARLLEKLHAILQDIEQSCKEKENNKILK
- the pheS gene encoding phenylalanine--tRNA ligase subunit alpha, encoding MEEIFSKINQAKNTTELEEIRISVMGKKGSLTAKFAALKNCDEAQKKTLAKELNLLKMEFEKALANKKEELSFKELQEKLQAQKIDVSLFSSCSFKGSNHPIMLMLDRIVEYFLSMNFMIKTGPLVEDDFHNFEALNLPKYHPARDMQDTFYFKDGKLLRTHTSPVQIRTMESQKPPIRMICPGNVFRCDYDLTHTPMFHQVEGLVVENGKDSVSFANLKFILEDFLKYMFGDVKVRFRSSYFPFTEPSAEVDMSCIFCKGEGCRVCSHTGWLEVLGCGCVSENVFKAVGYENVSGYAFGLGVERFAMLAYSVPDLRAFFESDLRILEQFQ
- a CDS encoding PP0621 family protein, which produces MLKFLLIILLIVGVYFFVRKIGSKSTQETHSKKTNHEEIMLECKKCGTYISSKEAIISNGEYYCSKECLERS
- the rsmG gene encoding 16S rRNA (guanine(527)-N(7))-methyltransferase RsmG → MSFILTTQANQALETYAKLLLEWNGIHSLSGARDLQSVYKNIQDSLYPLEFLGEVLRNKTKLFDVGSGNGFPAVALGIALGIEVVLCEPNAKKAAFLQNLKSQLGLKNFMILRQRVEEVKLDKKPDLITSRATFSVEDFLKKTKSIIGRESLILLYKGSLVENEIPQGLEYERFQKDFRNYLVIKGEAIC
- the queA gene encoding tRNA preQ1(34) S-adenosylmethionine ribosyltransferase-isomerase QueA → MNELLLESYDYDLPKELIALNPIMPQENARLLVYDRKDHSITHTTFRDFAKFLPKETLLVFNDTKVIPARIYGKKLQKEALGGGKIEALFHKEIMENLYLMQLKGRLKIGNIVEFVGVFAKILKDCGMGFKEVSFFRDEKCLLPLSRQEFFDFLEQFGHIPLPPYIKREDNQEDRVNYNSVFAKNVGAIAAPTASLHFNQEAFKALQRDFESAFVTLHVGAGTFIGVSTENILEHKMHQETFVIPKESVEKIKKVSHITAIGTTATRVVEYFARTKQTQGECDLFLHPQNKPIITNALLTNFHLPKTTLLMLVASFVGLEETKRIYKQAIEEKYRFYSYGDGMLVL
- the pheT gene encoding phenylalanine--tRNA ligase subunit beta, with product MKFTRSILGNFLPLENISSEVMYKTLNKIGLEVESLQNICAPKKVVVGKILECQKHPDATKLNICQVAVSGSEGNYETRQIVCGAPNARAGIFVAVALEGAVLPQITIKKAVLRGVESCGMLCSTTELGFPAINDGIVELDASIGVLEIGKELLEYSHFNDEVYEISVTPNRGDCMSLLGIARDLSVALNLERKPLESLKSTENAPGIGRVLQITAEKGHESSLLYRAIETEPITIPLCVSLFLAYNDSLANHWLLNALNFSTLVSGVILNAYPQTFCQLGKASGENKVILNLQNDELGFESIYHNGKKLSVIGIHSCLSEESLKDFKEGREFVILEASYIPPKIIAQKVLETKSKSKVDPKVFQRTARGSNPNLQMGFDVLGKLLCCEDVVLYSDSQELIIAQNNDSITIDISLIAKIIGITLERTKVVQILQALEFQIEIPMDENLLVVTPPPFRHDISSYQDVAEEVIRFIGIDEIPSQPLVFIQSNQNNAESNLYCFKRKLAKKAIGANFNESVHFVFQDKQKLQQYGFEVLKDELELLNPITNELNTLRTTLLLGLLEAAQLNKNNGFNGISLMEVGEVYDSNRNQSTKIAFLQSGLAMEERYPNAKGMKGNYFAFANRISRVIGEFLLQETKSKIALFHPGQCAKIIYNHQEIGILSALHPQIAEEFGLEDTYLCEVDLEKLSSKNPQVKMYSKFQKITRDLSVVVDKSIPYYCLKETISHLNIPIIVSFYPLDIYRDDNLKESISLTIRFELQSHHKTLEEKDIASAMEQVLEALVQNHKVILR
- a CDS encoding Crp/Fnr family transcriptional regulator; the encoded protein is MENLGEFEPFCELDLESQEALSKIAILKNYKKKEIIFYEEDEVREIYFLIKGSVKIYKVDRFDNEVFFGISTKGLLNDYDDTKDLVSFMNVECMEDSLVACFDIEGLRVVFDSHPQILKMFFKEALKRIKVFENVVLKELIFDSTAKVAYSLYYDLEEFNTHKKQENAAFLNIQPETLSRILKKMHRDNVIETNQAGKIEILDQHKLQMIFKQDTR